The region GCAGGCAGACGCGCCGAGGCAAGCAGACGCGCATAGCGGGCCTTGGCGGACACGGCTGCCCAGCAAGCGGCGCATAACACACGGGCGGCACACGGCACACGGCACACGGCACACGGCACACGGCAGGCCAACGTCACCGGCGGCGCAGAGAGTCACCAGTGGCGCAGGCGGCGGCAGATCAATCGCAGCCCCATCACAGACCAGTCACAGACCAACCCCCGGCCCGCACCGACCCGTTAGCCGACGTCACCCGTGTCGCTCGCGCCCCCACGGCCGACCGCGGCCCTGGCCGCGGTCGTGCTCGGAGGCGTGCGCGTACCCGTACCCGCCCCTGACGAGGCGCGCGGTACTCGCACCCCCACTCGTGCCGATGACGAGAGGTGGGTGAGGTGATGGTGAGGCGAGACGCTCACACCGGCAGGCCGTCAGCCCACCGCCGGCGCACCGCCGTCCGGCCTATCCGACCGCGGCGAAGCGCTCATAGTCCTCGTCGTCGAAGGGCAGAATCCCCGCGCTGCGCTCGTACTCGACGCGCGCGGTCTCCAGGAGCCTGCGCCAGGAGGTCACCGTCGGCCGGCGGCGCAGCAGTGCTCGCCGCTCGCGCTCGGTCATCCCTCCCCACACGCCGAACTCCACGCGGTTGTCCAAGGCATCCGCAAGGCACTCGGTGCGCACCGGGCATCCGGTGCAGACCGCTTTGGCCCTGTTCTGTGCCGCGCCCTGGACGAACAGTTCATCTGGATCAGTAGTGCGGCAGGCGGCCTGCGCACTCCAGTCGGTTACCCAGCCCATGCTGGCGCCGTCCTCTCCCGAATCGGAGCTCCCCCACGGCGACAAACGGCATATTCACCGTCGCCAGTTGAGGACGTTACGGAAGCGAGACAAGGCGCAACACCCCCTGCAGGCCCAATCTTGGATGGTCCGAACGGACTATGGGTACGCGGCAGATCACCCAACGGAGTGAGCTGACGACATTTGCGATTACTAGTGCAAATACGGGCAGTTCACCCGCCGAACAACGGGCAACTCGGGACAGGGGCCGCAATCCGGGCAGGTTTCATCACTCACTTGAGTGAGGGTGGGGGTGTGGCTCAGCCACTCACCTGTGACTGGCGTGAAACAGCGTATGCGAACACCCGGTCCCCTGTCCGGCGATTCGAGACGTAGGCTGCCTCCTATGGGAAACACGCGCTCGAGCGGCGGACTGTCCTTCGCTCAACAGGCCGCCAAGTTCCTCGGCGTCAGCGCGCTGGCCGGTGCCGTGATGGCCGGCCTCGCGCTTCCCGCCGTCGGGGCACTCGGCCTCGCGGCCAAGGGAACGGTCGAGGAGTTCGACGGAATTCCGGCCAATCTCAAGACACCGCCGCTCAGCCAGCGGACGACGATCCTGGACGCCGAGGGCGGGGAGATCGCGAAGGTCTACTCCCGCGACCGGACGATCGTGAAGCTGAACGACATCTCCCCGTATATGCGGCAGGCGATCGTCGCGATCGAGGACGCCCGCTTCTACGAGCACGGGGCGGTCGACCTCAAGGGCGTGCTGCGCGCGGTCAACACCAACGCGCAGGGCGGCGGGGTCTCCCAGGGCGCCTCCACGCTGACCCAGCAGTATGTGAAGAACGTGTTCGTCGAGGAGGCGGGCGACGACAAGGAGAAGGTTGCCCAGGCCACCCGGCAGTCCATCGGCCGCAAGATCAAGGAACTGAAGTACGCGATCAAGGTCGAGAAGGAACTGGGCAAGAAGCGGATCCTCGAGAACTACCTGAACATCACCTTCTTCGGGCAGCAGGCGTACGGCATCGAGGCCGCGGCCCAGCGCTACTTCAGCAAGCCCGCCAAGGACCTGAAGCTGGAGCAGGCGGCGCTGCTGGCCGGCCTCGTCCAGTCGCCCAGCCGCTACGACCCGGTCAGCGCCCCGCAGTCCGCCAAGGAGCGCCGCAACACCGTTCTGCAGCGCATGGCCCAGGTGAAGGACATCACTCTGGCGCAGGCCGCCGCGGCCCAGAAGAAGCCGCTCGGCCTGAAGGTCAGCATGCCCAGGAGCGGCTGCATCACGGCCGTCCAGGGCGCCGGGTTCTTCTGTGACTACGTCCGCGAGACCCTGCTCAACGACCCGGCCTTCGGCAAGACGGCGGAGGCGCGCGCCAAGCGCTGGACCCAGGGCGGCCTGACGATCCGTACGACGCTCGACCCGAAGGCCCAGAAGTCGGTCCAGAGGTCGATCAAGGCGCATGTCTACCAGTCCGACCCGGTGGCCACCGCCGTGACGCTCGTCGAGCCGGGCACCGGCAAGGTGCTGGGGATGGGCCAGTCCAGGCCGTACGGCTTCGGTGAGAACGAGACCCAGATCAACCTGTCCGCGGACAGGTCCATGGGCGGCTCGAACTACGGCTTCCAGGTCGGCTCCACGTTCAAGCCGATCACCGCGGCGGCCGCGATCGAGCAGGGCAAGAAGCCGTACCAGCGCTACTCCTCGCCGTACAAGATGGCGTATCCGAGCCCGGTCACCACCTGCAAGGGCACCTGGACCAACGACGAGGGCGCGACCGTCGAGAACGAGAACGAGAAGGAAGTCGGCCCGTACGGGATGAGGGACGCGACCGCCAAGTCGGTCAACACCTACTTCGTCCAGCTGATCAGCGACATCGGGGTCTGCCCGGTGACGCAGATGGCCGACAAGATGGGAGTGAAGCGCGCCGACGGCAAGGAGCACAACCAGGTGCCCTCCCTCACCCTCGGCTCCGAGGGCTTCTCGCCGCTGACGATGGCCAACGCCTACGCGACCTTCGCCAACCGCGGGGTCTACTGCTCTCCGGTCTTCATCGAGTCGATCACCGGCCCGGACCACAAGGAGCTCAAGGTCCCGCAGTCGAAGTGCTCCCGCGCGATGTCGGCGAAGACCGCGGACACCATCAACACGCTGCTGCGCGGGGTCGTCGAGGACGGCACCGGCAAGCAGGCCGGCCTGTCGAACCGTGCGAGCGCCGGTAAGACGGGCACGACGGACGAGCGCAGGGCCGCCTGGTTCGTCGGCTACACCCCGAACATGGCCGGTGCGGTGTGGGTCGGCGGCCCGGGCACCAAGGGCGTCAAGATGGAGAACATCACCATCGGCGGCGTCCCCCACGACAAGGTCTACGGCGCGGACACCCCCGGCCCGATCTGGAAGGACGCGATGAGCGGCGCGCTGGACGGCAAGCCGGCGCCGAACTTCGTGAAGGTCCCGATCAACGACCCGAACCAGCGCAAGCCCCACGACGGCAAGAAGCCGGGCGGCCGCGACCACAAGCCGGGCCGTGGCAACGACGGCGGCGGCAACGGCGGCCAGGACAACCCGTGGCCGGACATCTCCCTGCCCCCGGACCTGATCGGCGGCGGCAATGGGAATGGCGGCAACGGCGGTAACGGCAATGGAGGCGGCGGCTGGCACTGGCCGCGGTAGCGAAGCCTCGCGATGAAGCGCCGAAGGGGGCCGGACAGAGTTGTCCGGCCCCCTTCGTGTGCGGGCGGGATGGTGACGCTGCGATCCTTACGGTTGCCATGGCAACAGGCTGACGACACAGAGCGCGCAAGCACAACGCAACGCAACGCAACGCACACAGCGCGTGGGCCACGGCGGAACGCACAGCACACGCCACCTGACGCAACGCGAGGGGCGCCCGGCGCCCGCCCGCGAGCTACCAGCCCGCTGGCTAGCCGCCCGCGAGCTGCCGCTTCACCGCGGCGGCGACCCGGCCGCCCTCCGCCCGCCCGGCGATCTTCGGGTTCACGATCTTCATCACGGCGCCCATGGCCCGCTGCCCCTCCGCACCGCCCGCCGCGGCCTCCCGCACCGCCTCGGCCACCAGGGCGTTCAGCTCGTCGTCCGTAAGAGGCTTCGGCAGATACTCGGCGAGCACCTCGCCCTCCGCCCGCTCCCGCTCGGCCTGCTCCGCGCGTCCACCCTTCTCGAACGCCTCGGCCGCCTCACGGCGCTTCTTGGACTCCCGCGCGACGATCTTCTCCACCTCTGCGTCGGACAGCTCACGGGCCCTCTCACCCGCGACCTCTTCCTTCGTGATCGCGCTGATGGTGAGCCGGAGAGTCGAGGAACGCAGCTCGTCGCGCGCCCTGATCGCCGCGGTGAGATCGTCCTTCAGCCTGGACTTGAGCGTGGTGGTCATGGCGTCGAGTCTGCCAGCACTGGCCGGGAATCACCCGAAGATTTCTCCCCCGGCTGCGTTCTGCGACCATGGACAACATGCGCGCGCGATACGGAGTACCCCTGGGAATCACGGCGGTCGGCGCGGCCGGCCTCGCCTACGCCGCCGGCTTCGAAGTCCGGTCCTTCAGGCTCCGACGGATCACCGTTCCGGTGCTCCCGCAGGGGATGCGACCCCTGCGCGTCCTGCAGATCTCCGACATCCACCTGGTGAGCGGACAGCGCAAGAAGCAGCGCTGGCTCCAGTCCCTCGCCGGGCTGCGTCCCGACTTCGTGGTGAACACGGGCGACAACCTCTCGGACCCGGAGGGCGTGCCGGAGGTCCTGGACGCGCTGGGCCCGCTGATGGAGTTCCCCGGCGCCTATGTCTTCGGCTCGAACGACTACTACGGACCGAAGATGCGCAACCCCGCCCGCTATCTGCTCGAGAAGGCGAGCGGACAGCACGGGCTGAACGGCAACGCCCCGGTCGTCGGCGCCATCCACAACCCGTGGACGGAGCTGCGTGACGCCTTCGACGCGGCCGGCTGGGTCGGGCTGTCGAACACGCGCGGCCGACTGAAACTGGAGGACATCGAGATCGCCCTCACCGGCCTCGACGACCCCCACATCAAGCGCGACCGCTACGCCGAGGTGGCCGGCGGCCCCGAGACGGGCGCCGACCTCTCCCTCGCCGTGGTCCACGCCCCGTATCTGCGCGTCCTCGACGCCTTCACGGCCGACCGCTACCCCCTGATCCTCGCCGGCCACACCCACGGCGGCCAGCTCTGCATCCCCTTCTACGGCGCCCTGGTCACCAACTGCGACCTCGACACCCGCCGGGTCAAGGGCCTCTCCCAGCACCAGGCCGGCGGCCACACCTCGTACCTCCACGTCTCCGCGGGCTGCGGCACCAACCGCTACACCCCGGTCCGCTTCGCCTGCCCCCCGGAAGCCACCCTCCTCACCCTGACCCCCCAGA is a window of Streptomyces violaceusniger Tu 4113 DNA encoding:
- a CDS encoding WhiB family transcriptional regulator; translated protein: MGWVTDWSAQAACRTTDPDELFVQGAAQNRAKAVCTGCPVRTECLADALDNRVEFGVWGGMTERERRALLRRRPTVTSWRRLLETARVEYERSAGILPFDDEDYERFAAVG
- a CDS encoding metallophosphoesterase, with product MRARYGVPLGITAVGAAGLAYAAGFEVRSFRLRRITVPVLPQGMRPLRVLQISDIHLVSGQRKKQRWLQSLAGLRPDFVVNTGDNLSDPEGVPEVLDALGPLMEFPGAYVFGSNDYYGPKMRNPARYLLEKASGQHGLNGNAPVVGAIHNPWTELRDAFDAAGWVGLSNTRGRLKLEDIEIALTGLDDPHIKRDRYAEVAGGPETGADLSLAVVHAPYLRVLDAFTADRYPLILAGHTHGGQLCIPFYGALVTNCDLDTRRVKGLSQHQAGGHTSYLHVSAGCGTNRYTPVRFACPPEATLLTLTPQTP
- a CDS encoding GatB/YqeY domain-containing protein produces the protein MTTTLKSRLKDDLTAAIRARDELRSSTLRLTISAITKEEVAGERARELSDAEVEKIVARESKKRREAAEAFEKGGRAEQAERERAEGEVLAEYLPKPLTDDELNALVAEAVREAAAGGAEGQRAMGAVMKIVNPKIAGRAEGGRVAAAVKRQLAGG
- a CDS encoding transglycosylase domain-containing protein; this translates as MGNTRSSGGLSFAQQAAKFLGVSALAGAVMAGLALPAVGALGLAAKGTVEEFDGIPANLKTPPLSQRTTILDAEGGEIAKVYSRDRTIVKLNDISPYMRQAIVAIEDARFYEHGAVDLKGVLRAVNTNAQGGGVSQGASTLTQQYVKNVFVEEAGDDKEKVAQATRQSIGRKIKELKYAIKVEKELGKKRILENYLNITFFGQQAYGIEAAAQRYFSKPAKDLKLEQAALLAGLVQSPSRYDPVSAPQSAKERRNTVLQRMAQVKDITLAQAAAAQKKPLGLKVSMPRSGCITAVQGAGFFCDYVRETLLNDPAFGKTAEARAKRWTQGGLTIRTTLDPKAQKSVQRSIKAHVYQSDPVATAVTLVEPGTGKVLGMGQSRPYGFGENETQINLSADRSMGGSNYGFQVGSTFKPITAAAAIEQGKKPYQRYSSPYKMAYPSPVTTCKGTWTNDEGATVENENEKEVGPYGMRDATAKSVNTYFVQLISDIGVCPVTQMADKMGVKRADGKEHNQVPSLTLGSEGFSPLTMANAYATFANRGVYCSPVFIESITGPDHKELKVPQSKCSRAMSAKTADTINTLLRGVVEDGTGKQAGLSNRASAGKTGTTDERRAAWFVGYTPNMAGAVWVGGPGTKGVKMENITIGGVPHDKVYGADTPGPIWKDAMSGALDGKPAPNFVKVPINDPNQRKPHDGKKPGGRDHKPGRGNDGGGNGGQDNPWPDISLPPDLIGGGNGNGGNGGNGNGGGGWHWPR